The Mucilaginibacter sp. PAMB04168 genome contains the following window.
AATGGTGAGAATAACCTAACACTAAGTCTAATGTATTACCAGTGTTGGTAGCACGATAACCTACACCAACCAACTCTTGCTCCAGTTTGTAACCAGTTGTTACACCTGTAACCATGTTGTTGATTAACGCACGGTATAAACCATGTAATGCTTTATGACGTTTTTGATCTGTTGGACGTACTACCGTAAGTACGCCGTCTTCTTGTGATACAGTTATATCACTGTCTATCGCCTGTACAAGTTCACCTTTTGGGCCTTTTACAGTTACTAAGTTAGCATCGCTAACAGAAATAGTAACACCTTGCGGGATAGTAATGGGGGCTTTTCCTACTCTTGACATTTCTTAATTCCTCCTTGCAATTAATAAACGAAGCATAAAACTTCGCCACCGATGTTTTGCTGACGGGCCTCTTTATCAGTCATTACTCCTTTTGAAGTTGACAGGATAGCGATGCCTAAACCATTTAATACTCTTGGCATTTTGTCCATGCCTGCATATTTTCTCAAACCTGGTTTACTTACACGTGTAAGCGTGCGGATAGCAGGAACTTTAGTTACAGGGTGATACTTCAACGCAACTTTAATATTGCCTTGAGGACCATTGTCTTCAAATTTGAAGTTAGCAATGTAACCTTTGTCGAAAAGCACTTTAGTGATTTCCTTTTTCAGATTTGATGCAGGAATTTCAACAACCCTTTGGTTGGCTTTAATAGCATTCCTTACTCTGGTAAGATAATCTGCGATTGGATCTGTATTCATTATGTTAAATTATGATGGTGGTTTCCTTCGTTTTCCCAACGACGACCTTCCATCGGTTAAAAAATTCTTTTTGCTATTGCAGGTCTATATTTTGCAAATTGCCGGCCGCAAAGGTAAGAAATTAATTCTCAACCTGCAACCGGCAATTTTATACCTGTAATACTGATTGTTACCAGCTAGCTTTCTTTACTCCGGGGATCTTTCCGGCCAGAGCCATTTCACGGAACGTTACACGTGAAATACCAAACTGACGCATGTATCCGCGAGGGCGGCCAGTAAGCTTGCAACGGTTGTGCATTTTAACCGGTGATGATGCTTTAGGCAATTTGTCTAATGCTTCGAAATCACCAGCGGCTTTCAGGGCTGCTCTTTTATCAGCATATCTAGCTACTAATTTAGCACGTTTAACTTCACGCGCTTTTACACCTTCTTTAGCCATTGTTAGTAGGATTTTGATTTTTAAATGGTAAACCAAACTGTTTAAGCAACTCTAGTGCTTCAACATCATTTGTTGCCGAAGTTACAAAGGTAATATCCATACCCTGAATTTTGTTGATCTTGTCAATGTTAATTTCAGGGAAAATGATTTGCTCGGTGATACCTAATGTATAGTTACCTTTTCCGTCAAATCCTTTATCGTTGATACCTTTGAAATCACGAATACGTGGCAGGGCAACAGCAATCAAACGATCTAAGAACTCGTACATGTTGTTGTCACGTAAAGTAACACGTACACCTACAGGCATACCTTTACGTAATTTAAAGTTCGAGATATCTTTCTTAGATTTCGAAGCAACTGGTTTTTGACCGGTAATAGTTGCCAGTTCAGCAATTGTAGTATCAATCAGTTTCTTATCAGTTGTAGCAGCACCAACACCCTGGTTGATTGCAATTTTCTCCAACTTAGGAACCTGCATTACGCTTTTGTACTGAAATTTATCTTTCAGTGCGGTACGGATCTCCTCTTTGTATTTGGATTTTAATCTTGGAACGTAAGACATTATTTAATTTCCTCCCCTGATTTTTTTGATACTCTAACTAATTTACCAGCATCATTCTTTTTACGACCAACACGGGTAGTTTCTCCTGATTTAGGATCAACTAATGCCAGGTTAGAGATATGAATAGCGGCTTCCTTTTTTACAATACCACCGTTAGGGTTGGCTGCATTGGGCTTAGTGTGTTTAGATATCATGTTGACACCTTCAATCACCGCGCGGTTTTTATCGATTATGATTTCGGTAACCTTACCTTGCTGACCTTTTGAATCACCGGCAATAACCTTAACCAGGTCACCTTTACGGATCTTTAATTTTACTTTTTTGTTTTCCATGTTACAATACCTCCGGTGCTAATGATACAATTTTCATGAATTGTTTCTCGCGTAACTCTCTTGCTACCGGACCGAAGATACGTGTGCCACGAGGCTCATCCTGGTTGTTTAACAAAACAGCTGCGTTATCGTCGAAACGGATATAAGAACCGTCTTTACGGCGAACCTCTTTTTTGGTTCTTACAACTACGGCTTTTGATACAGTACCCTTTTTAACGTTACCTGATGGTATAGCGCTCTTTACAGTTACTACAATTTTATCGCCAACAGAGGCATAGCGCTTAGCTGTACCGCCTAATACGCGGATAACCAGCACTTCTTTAGCACCACTGTTATCAGCTACATTTAATCTCGATTCCTGTTGTACCATCTTATTTAGCCCTTTCTAAAATTTGAACTAATCTCCAGTTTTTATTTTTGCTCAGTGGGCGTGTTTCCATAATCAATACGGTATCACCAATACCACAGGTATTAGCTTCGTCATGAGCCATGAACTTGGCAGTTTTGTTTACGAACTTACCGTAGATAGGGTGTTTTACTTTCCTTTCTACTGCAACCACGATAGATTTATCCATCTTGTTGCTTACTACCAGTCCGGTACGTGTTTTTCTTAAATTTCTTTCCATTGTTTCGACGCTTAAATTATTGCTGTTCAGAAGCTGACGCCGCTTTACGCTTGGTTAATTCAGTATTTAAACGAGCAACTTCCTTACGTACATTTTTAATACGGATAGGATTCTCTATCGCCGAAACTGCATGTGCAAATTTCAGTTTGGTAAGATTAGTTTTTTCCTCGCCAATTTTAGCAACCAACTCTTCAGTTGACAGCGCTGATATTTCTGAGCTTTTCATTTTGTGTGAGTTTTGAACAGTGAGAGGTAAGTTGGATGCTTACGTCACGCTTCTTTCTTTTGTTATTATATTTCAGGTTACAGGTTGCAAGCTCTTTACGCAACTCACAACTTACAACCTGTAAACTTACTATGCTTCTACGTAATCCCTACGTACTACAAATTTTGTTTGAATTGGCAGTTTTTGTGCAGCCAAACGAAGTGCTTCTTTAGCAACTTCTAATGGCACACCTTCTGCTTCAAAGATGATCCTGCCGGGGCGTACAACCGCTACCCAGTATTCCGGAGCACCTTTACCTTTACCCATACGTACCTCTGCAGGTTTTTTAGTTACGGGTTTGTCAGGAAATATCCTGATCCACACCTGGCCTTCACGTTTCATAAAACGTGTTACAGCGATACGTGCAGCCTCGATCTGACGGCTGGTAATCCAGGCCGGCTCGAGTGATTTTATACCGAAAGATCCGAATGAAAGCTCAGCACCACGAGTGGCGGCACCTTTCATTCTGCCTTTTTGCATCTTTCTGAACTTCGTTCTTTTTGGCTGTAGCATTTTATTAGCTTATTATATCTAAACGATGTCTGTCTCGACTTTGATTAATTATCTGTTTCCGCCCGGACGGTTACCACCACCCTGACGATTTTGGCCACCTGGACGGTTGTTGTTACCACCACCACGCTGGTTGCTGTTGTTACCACCTCTGCGGTCACCACCACCACCTTGACGACGGTCACCACCACCACGGCGATCACCACCACGCTCGTTGCCAAATGCGGCTGCGCCTTCCGGACGACCACCACGGCCACTTGCGCTGCTGGTTGAACCTATGTTTGGAGAAAGATCACGTTTACCGTAAACCTCACCTTTACAGATCCATACTTTAACACCTATTTTACCATAAGTAGTTAAGGCTTCAGCCAGTGCATAATCAATGTCAGCACGGAAAGTATGCAGAGGAATTCTTCCTTCTTTATATTGCTCAGTACGTGCCATCTCAGCACCACCTAAACGGCCTGATGTCATCACTTTAATACCTTCAGCACCCATTCTCATGGTTGAAGCTATTGTAGTTTTCATTGCACGACGGAAAGAGATACGAGCCTCTAATTGCTTAGCAATACCTTCAGCTACTAATTGAGCGTCAAGTTCAGGACGTTTGATTTCAAAAATGTTGATTTGAACGTCTTTCTTGGTAAGTTTTTTAAGCTCTTCTTTGATCTTATCTACTTCCTGACCGCCTTTACCGATAACGATACCCGGACGGGCAGTGTGAATGGTTACAGTGATGCGTTTTAAGGTACGCTCAATAACTACTTTAGATACGCCGCCTTTTGCAATACGTACAGATAAGTATTTGCGGATTTTTTCGTCCTCAACTAATTTATCGGAGTAGTTGTTGCCACCGAACCAGTTAGAATCCCAACCACGGATGATTCCTAAACGGTTACCTATTGGATGTGCTTTTTGTCCCATTTCTAATTAGTTGATTTCGGTTTTACTATCCACAATTAAAGTAACGTGGTTTGAGCGCTTACGGATACGGTATCCGCGGCCCTGAGGAGCCGGACGCAGTCTTTTTAACTGACGACCACCACCCACTGAAACTTCTTTTACATATAAAGCACTGTCTTCAACACGCTTGCCTTCGTTTCTGGACTCCCAGTTTTTGATAGCTGAAAGAAGTAATTTCTCCACACGGATAGCTGCTTCTTTGTTAGTGTATTTTAAGATATATAATGCTTTTTCAACCTGCTCACCGCGGATCAGATCTACCACTAAGCGCATTTTACGCGGCGAAGTTGGGCAGTTCTGTAATTTGGCAACAGAAGCTCCTCCTTGCTGAGCTTTCTCTTGCTCTTTGCGTTGTCTGATTAATACAGACTTTTTAATTTTTGTTGTTGCTTCCATTGCCTATTATTTTTTCTTTTCTGCGTGACCACGGAATGTACGGGTTGGGGCAAACTCTCCCAGCTTGTGACCCACCATGTTTTCTGTTACGTACACAGGTATAAATTTATTACCGTTGTGTACAGCGAATGTATGACCAACGAAATCTGGAGAAATCATGGAACGACGTGACCATGTTTTTACAACAGATTTCTTACTTGAATCATTCAGCACCTGAACTTTTTTGTCCAGATTGTGATCAATATAAGGTCCTTTTTTAATCGAACGTGCCATTATTTCTTCCTTCTTTCTATGATATAACGATCAGATGTTTTCTTTTTGTCGCGGGTTTTGTAGCCTTTAGCTAACAAACCTTTACGTGAGCGTGGGTGACCACCTGATGAACGGCCTTCACCACCACCCATAGGGTGATCTACCGGGTTCATGGCAACACCACGAACTCTTGGACGACGACCAATCCAACGTTTACGACCAGCTTTACCCAGTACTTCATTTGCTTTCTCAGCATTTGATACCGTACCGATAGTAGCTAAACAAGTTGACAATATCATACGGGTTTCACCTGAAGGCAACTTTATGATGGCATATTTACCATCACGGGCAGACAGTTGTGCGTATGTTCCTGCAGAGCGGGCAATTGTGCCACCCTGACCAGGGTTCAGTTCAATATTGTGTATGATAGAACCTAAAGGAATGTTCTTTAACGGTAAGGTATTACCTACTTCAGGAGGTGAACCTGCACCTGAAAGAACTACCTGACCTACGGTCAAGCCTTCTGGAGCGATCATGTAGCGTTTTTCGCCATCTGCATAGTTAAGCAGAGCGATACGTGCTGAACGGTTTGGATCGTACTCGATAGTAGCAACAGTTGCGGGGATGTCAAACTTGTCACGTTTAAAGTCGATCAATCGGTATGATTTCTTATGTCCCCCACCGATGTAACGCATGGTCATTTTACCGGTATTGTTACGTCCGCCTGATTTCTTGTGAGAAACCACCAATGATTTTTCAGGAACGTTGGTAGTTACGTCAGAGTAATCAGCACCTACCCTGAAACGGGTACCCGGAGTAACCGGTTTAAATCTTTTAACTGCCATTTCTCTTTTTATATTGTGCTATAAAAATCTATTGTTTCACCATCCTTTAAAGTGATGATCGCTTTCTTAAAAGCAGCTGGCCTCCCGGTTACAGTTCCTGCTTTAGTTGAGCGGCTCTTCAGTTTGCCGGCATATTTCATTGTGTTTACTGCGGTAACAGTAACACCGTACATTGCTTCTACTGCTAATTTGATCTGAATTTTATTCGCTCTTGGATCAACTTTAAAAGCATAACGATTCAGTTTCTCTGTTAGCAGAGATACTTTCTCAGTAAGTAAAGGTTTTTTTAATATCTCCATAATTACTTAGCGAACGCTTCCTCCAGAGTTTTAACAGAACCTGTAGTCAGTAACAGCTTACCAGCGTTTAACACATCATAAGTGCTTAACTGATCGGCGGTGATAACCTTGGCTTTTTTCAGGTTTCTGCTTGATAAATAAATATTGTTGTTAGCAGCAGGCAACACCAGTAATGTTTTTTCATTGGTGAAGTTTAAATCAGCAACCAACTTAATGTAATTCTTGGTTTTAACACTGTCGAAGTTGAAGTCTTCTAAAACAACGATGCTGTTATCCTGAGCTTTGTAAGTAAGGGCTGATTTACGCGCTAATTGTTTAAGCTTTTTGTTCAGCTTGAAATTATAGTCGCGTGGTTGCGGACCGAATACACGGCCACCACCGTTAAACAAAGGTGATTTGATGCTACCCGCACGGGCGCCACCAGTACCTTTTTGCTTATGTAATTTGCGGGTTGAACCTGCAATTTCATTACGCTGTTTTGCTTTGTGTGTACCTTGACGTTGGTTAGCTAAATAAAGCTTAACATCCAGATAGATTGCGTGATCGTTAGGTTCTACCGCGAAAACCGAATCAGGAAGCTGCACCTTGGCACCTGTTTGCTGACCTGATACATTTAATACATTAACTTCCATCTTATTTATCCACGATTACGAATGAACCCTTAGCTCCTGGGATGGAACCTTTAACAACCAGCAAATTTTGCTCGGCAAACACCTTAACCACTTCAAGGTTTTGTACTTTAACACGTACATTACCAGTTTGACCCGCCATACGCATACCTTTAAATACGCGAGAAGGCCATGATGAAGCACCCAGTGAACCCGGAGCGCGTAAACGGTTATGCTGACCGTGAGTTTGCATACCCACACCGCTAAAGCCGTGACGCTTTACAACACCCTGAAAACCTTTACCTTTTGAAGTTCCAACCACATCCACAAAATCTCCGGCGGCAAAAATATCAACGGTAACAGTGTCACCTAATGATTTTTCGTCTTCGAAGGTTTTGAACTCAACCAGTTTACGCTTTGGCGTTGTACCGGCTTTTTGGAAATGACCTTTTAGAGGAGCAGGGGTGTTTTTTTCTTTTTGCTCATCATATGCTAGCTGAACAGCTGCATATCCGTCTGTATCAACAGACTTAACGTGAGTTACCACGCAAGGGCCAGCTTCGATTACTGTACAAGGAATATTTTTCCCTGCCTCATCGAAAATGCTGGTCATTCCTACTTTTTTACCAATAATTCCTGACATTTTCTTAATTAATTTGTTTTGCCCATCGAAGCAGTAGGGCTTCGTTCAAGGCATTTTCCCGGTTTAAGGGAGGGCAAAGATAGGAATTTTTAATTATGTGTCAAATAGTTACGGAATTATTTTTCAAAGAATTTGAGGTTGATTATCAACTATTTTGACTGACCTTTTTAGTTCACAAACTTTCCGTGGAATTTAGACGTCAAGAAACGCTCACCTTCCTCAAATACATTACTTACTTATGCAGCTTTTAGCAATATAATTCGTCGGTGAGTAATTCAACAAGAAATGCCTCCTGCTATGCTTGAAGCCATCACTTGAATAGTGTATAAGATATTAACGTGCCCATTTAAGTAAGGCAGCAGAGGCGATAATTGGCACCTTTTTTTAACGCTTGCGCCGGTTGGCCAAAGCAGCCTTTGCGTAGCTGAAATCGCACAGCACTACTATTGCCATTTGGTATAAAAAGCGCAAGTAATCTTTTCCGTGGAGAGAGAAGCCAGCTTTCTTTTGGTATATAATTGCGTAATTGTGTTTCTTTCGGTTAAATCTTTCAAGCCAGGGGTCCTTGTTTTTTCTTTGCTCATACTCCTTATAACTTTCAACTGGTAAATTAGCTCTGCGCTGTTTTATGGCATACCTTGCGTAGGCAGTATAATTTAAAACATACCACCTGTTTTTTACACTGTCGGAGTTTGGGTGAACCCGGTACTTCATTAGTATCTCCTGAATGATTACCAGGATGTACCCCTGTTCAATTATATTGTTAGATATCTCCAAATCATCACACGGCCAAAAAGTCTTTTTCATTCCGCCTATCTTAACGTAGGCTTCTCTGTAAATCATTAAACCGGTGATGGCAATCATAACTATCTTATTTTCGCTTATTGCAGCGCGGCACTCCGCTTCGGAGCGTAGACCGGGATATACGGCAACACCCCTGTCGTTCCCGTCGCTGTCAATGTACCTGCAGTTGCAACTGGTTGCTGAAACATTTGGGTGAGCGAGGTGGTATGCTACCTGCTTTTCCAACCGTTGAGGCAGCATAATATCATCGGCATCCAAAAAAGCACATAGTTCTCCGCGAGCCATTGATACTATTTTGTTGGCAGCCTCACTACGCCCAGCGTTATCATGAAAATATGCCCGTATTCTGTCGTCCTTTTTTACGTATTCTTTTATAACTTGTGCTGTGTTATCTGTCGAACCATCATCAAGTATAACAATCTCGAAATCCTGGAAGGTTTGCGCTAATACGCTGTTAATTGTTTGGGCTATATATTTTTCCTGGTTATAAACAGGCAATATAACAGATACCTTTGGCGGGAGCATAATGAACTTATAGTAGTGGCAAGATTTATATATTTAGCACGTGCTTTATATACACAGGCTAAGTTAGCATTAATTACAAGGAATTAATTTAAATGTTTATTTATAGCTTCGCTCCCACTACTGTCACTATACAAATTTGTACTACAACTTAAACGCTGATGCCTTCGTTAAATATTGCTTTCTGTATAAATCGCTTAGCACTTGTGGGCTTAGGTTCAACAGTATCATCACTGATTAGAAACTGCTCGGATCCGTCAAAAATCACATTCTGGTTTATGTGTGCAGAACTAACTGAGACAGACAAAAACAATATCAAGCTCCTGTTAAATGCCGAAAACTTTAAGGGTTCGTATCATTTGGTTGATTTTGATCCGGTAAGCCAGTTTAAAATGTTAACTCCTTTGCATGGCGACTGGACCCCTTATGGCAGATTACTGCTTGCCGATTTACTTATAGAAGTAGATGTAGTGATGTATTTAGATGCCGATTTACTTATAGAAGTAGATGTACTAGAGCTGCTTGATGCCGATTTGGGCAACTATGGTTTAGCTGCGGTGCCTGGCGCAAAATTAAAACACGCCTTAGACAATCCCTTTCTGAATGGAAAGCTAAACATATCGTTAGAGGCCGACTATTTTAATTCGGGCGTTTTACTGATGAACCTTGTTCACTGGCGCAGTGAAAACACCAAACAAAAGTTATTAAACATTGCAGAGAGGTATCCTAATGATTTAATTTCTCATGATCAAACACTGCTAAACGCTGTGTTCGCACAAAATTATTATCACCTTCCGGCAGCGTACAACTGTGCCTGGTACGCTTATAGGAACAGGCCCAAAATTGCCGACAGGATGATACTGCACTTTTTAGGCTCACCAAAGCCATGGGATATAGGTGGCCGGTTTTTACACAAAGCCTACTTGGCTTGGAAAAGCTATTTGAATAAAGATTGGGCTAAGTATTACTTTAAAACTTCTTTAAACGATGTAAAGCGCGCCTGGAATATTCGCAGATCTTATGGTAAAGTGGTTCGTAAAATGATGGGCAAATAACCGATGTATTCAGTTAGGGTTTCATTAAACGCCGTATCATATCGGCACTTTGCTTTTGTGCCTCGGCAAGCCTGTCACTAAAAAAGGATTGCACCTGATTGAAGTGTTTCTTGTATCCTTCCATATCCCCATAATTTATAATGGAGGCCCACTCTCGTACAGCCGAATGAAATTCTAAATCATCGCCTCTTATAGATTTGTCATACAATGCGGTTTGTATAGATTCTTCCAGCAAATCGTCGTTCTTGAATAAGTATTCTGCTATACCCAAGCGCAAACGGAACGGCGGTGTTTGTCCTATCAGATTGTCGTAAGGGTTTACGCCCAAATGGTACCAGGCATCAACCATACTTAATACACTTAAATGCGAATTAGGCTTACGCTCGCCCTGGTTGCCATGAAAAGCAAATTCATCCATCACCGCATCATTGAGCATGATAGGTTTACGGCTTTCATGAAATACAAAATCACGGGCTTTGTATAAACGCTCCCGCAAGGTCGCTTCATCTTCTTGTATCATTAGCTTAAACAGCTCCGATTCTGATTGCGCATATCGCCTTACTTGTTGGCGGGCATACGGATTCAAAATGGCTAGCCCGGCGTAAACGTGTGCTTTGTAACTAAATATACGTAAGGTTATTAAAATCTTCACATTGTCTATACCGCCCAAATAGGAAGCATTCTCCCACGGGAAAAAGCCCGATGCAGCCCACGCCGTACCCATACTCTCGAAACCCACATGGGTAACGGCCTGCGTGTCGGCTACAATCTGATCATGTTCATGATAATCGGCCAATTCAACCAGGTCAGAACCAATGGCAACAAACAAATCCAACATGCGCTGGTAAGCCTCATCTGTGGCTCGGTATCGTATGAGTATAAGCTTTTGGCCTGCCGGTTCAAATCCGCCGCCATGCATGGCATGGAAGGTTATAATCTGTACATCGGCCGGTAAATACTTATCAAACAGCGCAATCTCGGGATGCTTAACTGACGTTTGCCCTGCCACGATGGCGCCATACTTAATAGCATCACAACTTTGCGCTATTACCTGCTCCATCAGTTCGGCTTCTACCGAGTATATAAGCAGATCGCTTACACGGGCCACCTGCTTTCCATCATCCATAAGCTTAACACCTATCGGATTAAGATCCGCCTCCAACACCTCGCGGTTTTGAGGCAGGTCGCAGCCGCACACACTATAGCCTGCTTTAGCAAACGCCCTGGCATATACCTTGCCCATATCGCCCAAACCTATTATACCGATGTTCATTTTATACTTTTATAATATACTGCCGAAAGATAGTATTCTGTTTCGCAAGGCTAATATCTTTTTTCTATTTTTAACCGTCAGTAAAATGACGGTTGGAATTACCTAAGTATTCGCCCTGCTGGATTGTCTGCGAAAGCTGCAGGTATGCATTGTAAGGCTTCCACAAAATTGCTACATCAATAAGCTTTTTTTAACACTAAATAGTACATATTAAATACAGTTGCGTTTATTTGCAATTACTAACCATCATTTATATGAATACTTGCTTTGCTTTTAAGGCTTTATTATTGTCGATCTTTTTTTCGGGAAGTGTGCTGTTGGTTTCGGCACAAGATAGCACCCGTAAAGCCAAACCTGCGGTTAATAAACCCACTGCATACCGGGCACCGGCTGTTGCACGTAATCCATATCCTGCTCAACAACCTATTACTGCTCCGGTAAATACCGATAAAAGCTTAAACGGTCAGTATCAATATCTGTCTTCTAAATTTTATAATTACCAAAAGCCGCAACTGGCTGCATTTTATAAAAACGTGACCGATACTTTGCGCGCTCAAAAAAACAAAGTGAAAGAGTTGCAGAAATCACTAACTGCGCAGGGCAAAACAGTGCAAACTTTACAATCTGACGTTAATGCAAAAGAACAAAGCCTGAGCGAGTCAAATTCTAAAGTTGATGCAATTAGCTTGTTGGGCATACCCGTGTCTAAAGCCA
Protein-coding sequences here:
- the rplF gene encoding 50S ribosomal protein L6, with protein sequence MSRVGKAPITIPQGVTISVSDANLVTVKGPKGELVQAIDSDITVSQEDGVLTVVRPTDQKRHKALHGLYRALINNMVTGVTTGYKLEQELVGVGYRATNTGNTLDLVLGYSHHYVFELPQEIKVSTTAEKGKNPTIILESIDKQLIGQVAAKIRSLRTPEPYKGKGIKFVGEVLRRKAGKSASKK
- the rpsH gene encoding 30S ribosomal protein S8 — encoded protein: MMNTDPIADYLTRVRNAIKANQRVVEIPASNLKKEITKVLFDKGYIANFKFEDNGPQGNIKVALKYHPVTKVPAIRTLTRVSKPGLRKYAGMDKMPRVLNGLGIAILSTSKGVMTDKEARQQNIGGEVLCFVY
- the rpsN gene encoding 30S ribosomal protein S14, yielding MAKEGVKAREVKRAKLVARYADKRAALKAAGDFEALDKLPKASSPVKMHNRCKLTGRPRGYMRQFGISRVTFREMALAGKIPGVKKASW
- the rplE gene encoding 50S ribosomal protein L5, whose protein sequence is MSYVPRLKSKYKEEIRTALKDKFQYKSVMQVPKLEKIAINQGVGAATTDKKLIDTTIAELATITGQKPVASKSKKDISNFKLRKGMPVGVRVTLRDNNMYEFLDRLIAVALPRIRDFKGINDKGFDGKGNYTLGITEQIIFPEINIDKINKIQGMDITFVTSATNDVEALELLKQFGLPFKNQNPTNNG
- the rplX gene encoding 50S ribosomal protein L24 — protein: MENKKVKLKIRKGDLVKVIAGDSKGQQGKVTEIIIDKNRAVIEGVNMISKHTKPNAANPNGGIVKKEAAIHISNLALVDPKSGETTRVGRKKNDAGKLVRVSKKSGEEIK
- the rplN gene encoding 50S ribosomal protein L14 — protein: MVQQESRLNVADNSGAKEVLVIRVLGGTAKRYASVGDKIVVTVKSAIPSGNVKKGTVSKAVVVRTKKEVRRKDGSYIRFDDNAAVLLNNQDEPRGTRIFGPVARELREKQFMKIVSLAPEVL
- the rpsQ gene encoding 30S ribosomal protein S17, encoding MERNLRKTRTGLVVSNKMDKSIVVAVERKVKHPIYGKFVNKTAKFMAHDEANTCGIGDTVLIMETRPLSKNKNWRLVQILERAK
- the rpmC gene encoding 50S ribosomal protein L29, with amino-acid sequence MKSSEISALSTEELVAKIGEEKTNLTKLKFAHAVSAIENPIRIKNVRKEVARLNTELTKRKAASASEQQ
- the rplP gene encoding 50S ribosomal protein L16, with product MLQPKRTKFRKMQKGRMKGAATRGAELSFGSFGIKSLEPAWITSRQIEAARIAVTRFMKREGQVWIRIFPDKPVTKKPAEVRMGKGKGAPEYWVAVVRPGRIIFEAEGVPLEVAKEALRLAAQKLPIQTKFVVRRDYVEA
- the rpsC gene encoding 30S ribosomal protein S3, whose amino-acid sequence is MGQKAHPIGNRLGIIRGWDSNWFGGNNYSDKLVEDEKIRKYLSVRIAKGGVSKVVIERTLKRITVTIHTARPGIVIGKGGQEVDKIKEELKKLTKKDVQINIFEIKRPELDAQLVAEGIAKQLEARISFRRAMKTTIASTMRMGAEGIKVMTSGRLGGAEMARTEQYKEGRIPLHTFRADIDYALAEALTTYGKIGVKVWICKGEVYGKRDLSPNIGSTSSASGRGGRPEGAAAFGNERGGDRRGGGDRRQGGGGDRRGGNNSNQRGGGNNNRPGGQNRQGGGNRPGGNR
- the rplV gene encoding 50S ribosomal protein L22, which codes for MRLVVDLIRGEQVEKALYILKYTNKEAAIRVEKLLLSAIKNWESRNEGKRVEDSALYVKEVSVGGGRQLKRLRPAPQGRGYRIRKRSNHVTLIVDSKTEIN
- the rpsS gene encoding 30S ribosomal protein S19, giving the protein MARSIKKGPYIDHNLDKKVQVLNDSSKKSVVKTWSRRSMISPDFVGHTFAVHNGNKFIPVYVTENMVGHKLGEFAPTRTFRGHAEKKK
- the rplB gene encoding 50S ribosomal protein L2 — encoded protein: MAVKRFKPVTPGTRFRVGADYSDVTTNVPEKSLVVSHKKSGGRNNTGKMTMRYIGGGHKKSYRLIDFKRDKFDIPATVATIEYDPNRSARIALLNYADGEKRYMIAPEGLTVGQVVLSGAGSPPEVGNTLPLKNIPLGSIIHNIELNPGQGGTIARSAGTYAQLSARDGKYAIIKLPSGETRMILSTCLATIGTVSNAEKANEVLGKAGRKRWIGRRPRVRGVAMNPVDHPMGGGEGRSSGGHPRSRKGLLAKGYKTRDKKKTSDRYIIERRKK
- the rplW gene encoding 50S ribosomal protein L23, whose protein sequence is MEILKKPLLTEKVSLLTEKLNRYAFKVDPRANKIQIKLAVEAMYGVTVTAVNTMKYAGKLKSRSTKAGTVTGRPAAFKKAIITLKDGETIDFYSTI
- the rplD gene encoding 50S ribosomal protein L4; translation: MEVNVLNVSGQQTGAKVQLPDSVFAVEPNDHAIYLDVKLYLANQRQGTHKAKQRNEIAGSTRKLHKQKGTGGARAGSIKSPLFNGGGRVFGPQPRDYNFKLNKKLKQLARKSALTYKAQDNSIVVLEDFNFDSVKTKNYIKLVADLNFTNEKTLLVLPAANNNIYLSSRNLKKAKVITADQLSTYDVLNAGKLLLTTGSVKTLEEAFAK
- the rplC gene encoding 50S ribosomal protein L3 translates to MSGIIGKKVGMTSIFDEAGKNIPCTVIEAGPCVVTHVKSVDTDGYAAVQLAYDEQKEKNTPAPLKGHFQKAGTTPKRKLVEFKTFEDEKSLGDTVTVDIFAAGDFVDVVGTSKGKGFQGVVKRHGFSGVGMQTHGQHNRLRAPGSLGASSWPSRVFKGMRMAGQTGNVRVKVQNLEVVKVFAEQNLLVVKGSIPGAKGSFVIVDK
- a CDS encoding glycosyltransferase family 2 protein; translation: MLPPKVSVILPVYNQEKYIAQTINSVLAQTFQDFEIVILDDGSTDNTAQVIKEYVKKDDRIRAYFHDNAGRSEAANKIVSMARGELCAFLDADDIMLPQRLEKQVAYHLAHPNVSATSCNCRYIDSDGNDRGVAVYPGLRSEAECRAAISENKIVMIAITGLMIYREAYVKIGGMKKTFWPCDDLEISNNIIEQGYILVIIQEILMKYRVHPNSDSVKNRWYVLNYTAYARYAIKQRRANLPVESYKEYEQRKNKDPWLERFNRKKHNYAIIYQKKAGFSLHGKDYLRFLYQMAIVVLCDFSYAKAALANRRKR